The DNA sequence TCTGATGGTTTTCATGAGCTTACAACTTTTTATCAAACTATAGATTTCGGAGATATACTTTCTCTAACAAGTAGTGCAAAGGATAGTTTGATTAGCAATGTTGATGAGTTGGTTTCCCCATCGAATCTCATTTGGAAAAGTCTTGCTATTTTCAGAAGAGAAACTCAAATTTTGCAACCTGTTTCTTGGACCCTGAATAAATCTGTTCCTTTAGGGGCGGGTTTAGGAGGAGGTAGCAGCAATGCTGCTACTGCTCTTTATGCT is a window from the Chlamydia serpentis genome containing:
- a CDS encoding 4-(cytidine 5'-diphospho)-2-C-methyl-D-erythritol kinase, with amino-acid sequence MEYFSPAKLNLFLKIWGKRSDGFHELTTFYQTIDFGDILSLTSSAKDSLISNVDELVSPSNLIWKSLAIFRRETQILQPVSWTLNKSVPLGAGLGGGSSNAATALYALNEHFQTNIPTATLQLWAQEIGSDVPFFFL